The DNA window ACGGCCGCGACGCCGCCCTGGCGACCGAGCTGGCCTACGGCGCCGCGCGGGCCCGCGGACTGCTCGACGCGATCATCGCGCGCTGCGCGGGTCGGCCGATCGAGGAGATCGACGGACCGCTGCTCGACGTTCTCGAACTCGGTGCCTACCAGTTGCTGCGTACCCGGGTCGCTCCGCACGCCGCGGTCGCGACATCGGTGGACCTGGTGCGCGCCGAGGCCGGCTCGGGCAAGGCCGGTTTCGTCAACGCGGTGCTGCGGCGGGTGTCGGAGAAGACCGAGGACGAATGGGTGGCCGAGCTTGCGCCCGACGCGAAGACGGATCCGGTGGGCCGCCTCGCCTTCCGGTACGCGCATCCCACCTGGATCGCGCAGGCGTTCGCCGACGCGCTCGGCGCGGACGCCGGCGACCTCGAGGACGTCCTGCGCGCCGACGACGCGCGGCCCGCGGTGCACCTGGTGGCGCGGCCCGGCGAGATCTCCGCGGAGGAACTCGCGCTCGTCACCGGCGGCGAGGTCGGCCCGTACTCGCCGTACGCGGTGCATCTCGACGGCGGCGACCCGGGCCTGCTCGATGCCGTGCGGGAGGGGTTGGCGGGCGTCCAGGACGAGGGCAGCCAGCTGGTGGCCCGCGCGTTGACGCTGGCACCGCTCGAGGGTCCCGACGGCGGACGGTGGCTGGACCTGTGCGCCGGACCCGGCGGCAAGGCGGCCCTGCTCGGCGCACTCGCCGACATCGAGGGCGGACGCCTGGACGCGGTCGAACCGGCAGAACATCGAGCCGACCTGGTCCGGAAGACGACGCGGGATCTGCCCGTCGACGTCCATGTCGCGGACGGGCGCGATCCCGGGCTCGAACCCGGCTTCGACCGGATCCTGGTGGACGCGCCGTGCACCGGGCTCGGCGCGCTGCGCCGGCGCCCGGAGGCGCGGTGGCGGCGACAGCCCTCGGACGTCGCGGGCCTCGCCAAGCTGCAGCGGGAACTGCTCGAGTCGGCACTGAAGCTGGTCCGACCGGGTGGTGTGGTGTTGTACTCCACGTGCTCACCGCATCTCTCGGAGACCGTCGCCGTGGTGGCCGACGCGGTCCGCCGGCACGGCGCGATCCCGCTCGACACCAGGGAACTGGTGCCGGGGGTGCCGGGGCTCGGCGACGGCCCGGGCGTCCAGCTGTGGCCGCACCGCCATGGCACCGACGCGATGTTCATGGCGGCGCTGCGGCGGCCGCTGGAGGCCTGACCGGCCGGCCCCGGCGGGGCCGGGCTAGTGGGTGATGGCGCGGAAGCCACGCTCACCGGCCCGGTCCACCGCCGCCTTCACCACGGCGAAGACGGCGCCCTGGAGCGCCGCGGCGATGAGCACCTCGCGGTTGGTGCGCGACAGATCCTTGGGATCGGGGGCCTGCTCGTCCTCGCCGACGCGCTTCCAGACCTGGCGGAACGCGACGCCGGCCAGCACTCCGCCCAGCACGCTCGTGGCCATGGAGAGCGGCTTGTAGAGAGCCTTGGCAGCGGTCTTGTTCATCGGTGAATCTCCCTTCCTCGGTGGGCATCCGGCGGACGCTCGGTGCTCGGACAGGTGGTCAGTCGACCAGACCCTCGCGGCGGGCCACGGAGTCCGGCGGCACGGCGGCCGACGCGAACGTCTCGATCAGTACGTCGGCGTCCTCGTAGCGGGCCGTGCGGATCAGCCCGGGGTTCCGGGCCAGTGCGTCGTGGACCTCGTCGCCCGTCGTCGGGTAGTCGCTCACCGGGTGCCGCCAGTGCGCGGCCAGCACCACCGCGTCCGGTCCCAGGTGGTGCGCGACGTCCTCGACGACGTCGTCGAAGGCCTCCGGCTTCACGTAGTAGCCGACCTCGCTGAGCACGATGAGGTCGAACATGTCCGCCGGCCACGGGTCTCCGAGCGCCCAGTTGAGGAACGTCACTCCGGGCACACCGTCCAGGCGGGCCCGGGCGGTGTCCAGGACGTCGTCGACGACGTCGGTGGCGAGGAGTTCATCGCACCGCAGTGCGAGCATCTCGGTGAGCGCGCCGGTGGAGCACCCCGGCTCGAACGCGTTGCGGAACCGTCTGCGCGGCAACATCGCCACGGTCAACGCCCGCTTGCGGTGCTCGTACCAGCGCTCGTCGAACCGCCACGGATCCGGGTCCTGGGCATACATGTCGGTGAAGTAGTCGTCGGGTAGTCGGTTCACGGCACGATCACCGTCTCGTGGTCGCGAAGCAGGCGGGCGAGAACGTGCGGCGGAAGGATCGCCCGATCTGCGGGATCGTCCGACAGGTCGGTGATCTGTGTCGCGAACTCGGCCACGGCGGACTGCTTGGCCTGCAGCCGGTGTCGGGTCAGGGGGAAGGTGCGGGCGCGGTCCCACGGGACCGCGGGGTCGCCCGGAACAGCCCAGTGCCACAGCCAGATCGGGTACTCGAGGAGGACCGCACCCGCCTCGTGCGCGGCCCGGGCCGCGGCCCGGCCGGCGGCCTCGTGGTCGGGGTGTCCGTCGGTGCGCAGAGGCGCAGCGCACCACGTACCCGGTGCCAGGTGGGCCCGGATCCGCTCGGCCAGCTCGTCCTCGTGCGCGGCCACGGCGCCGTCGGGCAGCCCGCACCGGACGGGCGGGGCGAGTCCCAGCCGGGACGCCGCCCGGTCGGATTCGGCGCGGCGCCGGACGGCGAGGTCCGCGGGCGACAGCGTCGGTGAACCGGGGTGCGAGGCCTCCCCGTCGGTCACCGACACGACCGTCACCGGGACGGCGCGGTCCGCGAGTTCGGAGGCCAGTGCCCCGACGCCGAGCACCTCGTCGTCGGGATGCGGAGCGACGACCACCAGGGCGGGGCACTCGTGGACGTCCAGATGCCGGAACCGGGTGTGTCCGGACCAGTGGTCCTCGGGCGTGCCGACCTCGACGGTGGGCACCTGCGCGAAACGTTCGACACTGCTCATCGGTCCGCCTCCTCGGCTCTCAGGGCGCTGCCCAGCTCGGCCAGGTCGCGTTCGGCGTGGCTCTGGCGCAGGTACACGGTCAGATCCGCCACGAGGCGGGCGTGTACGGGGTCGTCACACAGCGGGGCCGCGCCGAGCGCGCGACCGACGCGGTCGAGCACCGTGGTCGCGGTGTCCTCGACGACCGCCCGCACCCGGCGAGCCCGGAGCTCCGCGGCCCGACGGTCCCGCGGTCGGGCGTCGAGATCGACTGCGGCGCAATCGAGCACGCTTTGCGCCGCATAGAGCGCGGCGTCGACGGCCCCGAGGTGCGCCAGTCGGTGCGGATCGTCACCGGCCCGCCGGCGCAGCGGCTGCGCCACCGCGAGGGCGCCGCCGTACCAGCAGGCCGCGACGCCGATGGCGCCGTGCCAGAATCCGGGTCGCGTCAGGTACTCGCCCGGCGCCCCGACCGGCACGGCCGGAACGGCCGCGAAGTCCACCGCGCCGGAGTCGCTGGCGGCCATCCCCACGGCGTGCCAGCTGTCCGGCACCGGAGTCACCCCGGGCGCCGACAGTTCCACCGCGAACAGCGCCCGCTCGCCATCGCGGCGCGCGGTGACCAGCGCGTGGGTGCACGAGTGCGCGCCCGAACACCAGAGCTTGCGGCCGTCCAGCACGATGCCGGCGTCCGTCTGCCGGGCCGTCACCGCCGGCTCCGGCGGCTCGGCCGCCCACACACCCCACAACTGGCCGGCCTCCACCTGCGGCCCACCGAGCTCGTGCAGGATCGCGGTGGCGTCGGCGTGCGCCTCGAGCAGGCGCGCGCCCACCAGGTCGGTCCGGGCGGCGTCGGTGAGCGCGCGCCACCGCTCCCCGGTTCGGCCCCCGCCCGGCAGCGGCCAGGCACCGGCCTCGGTCGGGGTGACGGTCGGGTGAATAGCCGTCTGGCTCATCGCAACTCCTGCACGTCGGCGCGCACCGGCCCTCGGGTCTCGAGCCGGTCGAGCGTGGACAGGAAATCGCCGAAACCGCCGCGCGCGCGTGGCCGTCGGCGATCGGAGGTGACGACCGCATTGTGTTCGTCCCACGCGATCCGTGCGCCGGCGTCGCCCAGGCGCCGCACCAGATCCACGTCCTCGGCGAGGGCGTGCGGGTGGAACCCGCCGACGTCCCGGTACAGGTCCGCCCGCAGTCCCAGGTTGGCGCCGTGCACGTGACCGTGCACCGCGCCGCGGCGTAGGCGGTAGGCCTCGTCGTAGCGGCGCCGGGTCCCCGCCGTACCGGTGCGCCAGTCCACGCGGACCGTGCCCACGACCGCATCGTGATCGGCCCAATAGGCCAGTTGGTCGACCAACCACGTCTCGGGCACCACGCTGTCGGCGTCGGTGGTGGCGAACCAGACGTCGGCACGGCCGCTTTCGCCGCTGGCCGCGAACCCGGCCGCACGGGCCGCGCCCACGTTGCGGCAGTCGACCTCCAGCACCTGATCCGCGGTGGCGGCGGAGCGCGCGGAGTCGTCGGTGCAGGAGTCGAGGACCACGACGGTGGTCACGGGCAGCCGCACGCGGTCGGCGGCGCGCCGGATCCCGGCCATGCACGCCGGGAGCAACTGCTCCTCGTTGTGCGCGGGAACGACCGTGACGACGGCGCGGGGGACCGGAGGGCGGGGGAGGGGATGGTGCACCGGGCCTCCTGTCGATCGACGGACGGCGCGGGCCGGACGAACCGGGCACCGAGCTGACGTCGGGGTAAGAACTTATCTATGGCTGACGGTACAGATTCGCCGGCCGGTGCGCTGGACACCGCGCGCTCGGGGCGCCGTGTCGGCCCGGTTCACGTCAGGAGGATGACCCTGTCGTCCCACCGGGCTACGCTTCGGGCGACATCCGCGACTCCGATGCGCGGTCTGCCGGCGTCACGCCCCGTGTGACGGCCACCGTTCGAGAGACGAGAACACCCGTGCCGCGCAAGAAGGAACATGCCGACCGCTACGCCGATGCGCTGACTGCGCTGTCGGCGGCGACGCACCGGCCCACGCACGTCGTCAACCACGGGGACGGTTACGCCATCCGGGTCGACTTCGCGTTCGACCGTTTTCTCGTCGCCACCAACACCGCCGCCGGACTGAGCGACGACCCGGACGCCCCCGACGGGTGGCTCGTGCGGTTCTGCGAGACGCAGGACTCCGGTGTCCGGGTGCTGGCGGAGGCCCACCGCGACTGGCTCGTCGACGCGTTCGACGCGGTGTTCGAGACCGTGGACAGGTCCGGCGAGTGGATCGAGTCCGACGCGCACTTGGGCGAGTTGGTGCAGCAGCGAGGTACCTACGACAGTGGCTGCTGAGGCCGTCGGCCGTCACACGGGTTCGGGCCACACCCAGTTCCGCACCTCCGGCATGTCCTCGAGGTGCTCGCGGACGTAGTCGTGGTGCCGCTCGAGCATCCGCTCGCAGTAGCCGACGAGCGCGTTGGCGCCGTCCGGGATCCGACGACTCCGCCGCAACGCCTCGATGGCCAGGTGATAGCGGCTCATGTGATTGAGCACCACCATGTCGAAGGGCGTCGTGGTGGAGCCCTGCTCGGTATATCCGCGCACGTGGAAGCGGCCGGGATTCATCCGACCGTGCAGCAGCTGGTGGAACGCGCGCGCGTACCCGTGCCATGCGACGACGACGTCCACGTACTCGGTGAACAGCCGCGCGAAATCGTCGTGCGAACGCCCGCGCGGGTGCACGTCCGGAGGCGCCATCGACATCAGGTCGACGACGTTGACGACGCGCACCCGGAGATCAGGGACATGACCGCGCAGCAGCGCCGCGGCGGCGAGGATCTCCTCTGTCGGGACGTCGCCGACGCACGCCAGGACGATGTCGGGCGGGGTTCCGTCGCCGTCCTCGGTGCCCGCCCACTCCCACACCGACGCCCCCGCCTCCACGTGCTCGCGCGCCTGGGCCATCGGCAGGTACTGCGGATGCGACTGCTTGTCGACCACGAGCAGGTTGACGCAGTCGCGCGAGTCGAACAGTCCCTCGGCGACGGCCAGCATCGTGTTGGCGTCCGGTGGCAGGTACACCCGGGTGACGCCCCCGGACAGCGACAGCACGGTGTCGATCAGGCCGGGCCCCTGGTGGGAGAAGCCGTTGTGGTCGTTGCGCCAGCAAGTGGACGTGAGCAGGATGTTCAGGCTCGCGATCGGGGCCCGCCAGTCGAGACCGCGGGCGCGTTCGAGCCACTTGGTGTGCTGGATGGTCATCGAGGCGCTGACCATCGCGAACGCCTCGTACGTCGCGAACAGGCCGTGCCGGCCGGTGAGGAGGTACCCCTCGAGCCAGCCCTGGCACAGGTGCTCCGACAGCACCTCCATCACCCGGCCGTGCCGGCTCACGTGATCGTCGTCGGGCACCACGGTCCCCACGAAACACCGGTCGGTGACCTCGAAGACGGCGCCCAGACGATTGCTGTTCGTCTCGTCGGGGCAGAACAGCCGGAAGTCGTCGGGATTCGCTGTGTAGATGTCGCGCAGCAGCTCCCCGAGCGGACGCGTGGTCTCGTGGTGGACGGCACCGGGCGCGGGCACGTCGAGCGCGTACTTCTCGATCGGAGGCACGTCGAGCGGCCGCAGCAGCCGCCCGCCGTTGGCGTGGGGGTTGGCGCCCATCCGTTCGTTGCCGCGCGGGGCGAGAGCCGCGAGCTCGGGGACCAGTCGCCCCTGCGGATCGAACTGCTGCTCGGGCCGGTACGAGCGCATCCACTGCTCGAGCCGCTCCAGATGGGACTCGTCGTCGCGGACGTCGGCGATCGGCACCTGATGCGCCCGGAACGTGCCCTCGATCTCGAGGCCGTCGACGATGTCCGGTCCCGTCCACCCCTTGGGGGTCCGTAGCACGATCGCCGGCCAGCGGGGGCGATCGGCGATCCCGGAGTCCCGGGCGTCGCTGCGGATCCGAGTGATCGCGGCGTGGGCGCGGTCGAGGGTCTCGGCGAGATCGCGGTGGACCTGCATGGGCTCGTCGCCCGAGACCACGACCGGCTCCCACCCGAACGCGTGCAGCAGCTCCGACACCTCCTCGTCGGTGCGCCGCCCCAGCACGGTGGGCCCGGAGATCTTGTAGCCGTTGAGGTGCAGGATCGGCAGGACCGCGCCGTCGTGCGCGGGATCGAGGAAGAAGGGGATCTTCCACGATCCCGACAGCGGTCCCGTCTCGGCCTCCCCGTCGCCGACGACGCACGCGACGATGAGGTCCGGGTTGTCCATCGCGGCGCCCGCGGCATGAGCCAGGGAGTACCCCAGCTCGCCGCCCTCGTTGATGGAGCCGGGCGTCTCGACCCCGGAATGGCTCGGGATGCCCCCGGGCGTCGAGAACTGGCGGGCCAGCCGGCGCAGCCCCGCCTCGTCCGGGGTCACGTCCGGATACAACTCCGAGTAGGTGCCTTCCAGATATGTGTTCGCGACCACCGCCGGGCCGCCGTGGCCCGGCCCGGCGACGAACACGACGTCGGCGCCGGTACGGCGGATGAGCCGGTTCAGGTGGGTGTACACCAGCGAGAGACCGGGGCTGGTGCCCCAGTGCCCGAGCAGGCGGGGTTTGATGTCGGGCGCGACGAGCGGCCTGCGGAGCAGGACGTTGTCCCGCAGGTAGATCTGGGCCACGGTGAGGTAGTTGGCCGCCATCCAGTACCGGTGGAGCAGTTCGAGTTCGTCGGTCGACGGGTCGTCCGGGCTGTGCGTCACGGGTCGGCTCCTCCGGTCGGGGAAGTGCTTCCAATCACGACTGTAGGGCGGATGTGCGCTCCCGTGGGGGTGCGCGGGCCGACCGGTCCGCCGCCCGCCTCTGTTGCGAAGCCGTCGAACCAGGCATCCTGGAGAAGACGACGGTGGCACCACGGTGTCGGACACCGATCGTGATCGGCGATCGAGGACGTACGGATCTGGTATGCGGACGGACAACTCGCGGACTGCGCGAACCACGACAGCGACCACGACCATGCGGGCATGGCGAACCACGAGACCGGGCCCGTTGACGGACCGGCCGCTGCGGATGAGCCGCGAACTGCTGCCGCGACCCACCAGCCGGGACCTGCTCGTCCGGGTGCTCGCGTGCGGGGTCTGCCGGACCGACCTGCACGTGGTGGAGGGGGATCTGCCACCGCACCGGCTCAACGTGATTCCGGGGCACGAGATCGTCGGTGAGGTCGTGGCCGTCGGGGCGGACGCCGGCGGCCGGTTCGCCGTGGGCCAGCGGGTGGGCATCGCGTGGCTGCGGTGCACGTGCGGGCACTGCCGCTACTGCATCCGCGGCGACGAGAACCTGTGCCCGTACTCGACGTACACCGGGTGGGACGCCGACGGCGGGTAC is part of the Rhodococcus sp. SGAir0479 genome and encodes:
- a CDS encoding DUF4235 domain-containing protein, which translates into the protein MNKTAAKALYKPLSMATSVLGGVLAGVAFRQVWKRVGEDEQAPDPKDLSRTNREVLIAAALQGAVFAVVKAAVDRAGERGFRAITH
- a CDS encoding glycosyltransferase produces the protein MAGIRRAADRVRLPVTTVVVLDSCTDDSARSAATADQVLEVDCRNVGAARAAGFAASGESGRADVWFATTDADSVVPETWLVDQLAYWADHDAVVGTVRVDWRTGTAGTRRRYDEAYRLRRGAVHGHVHGANLGLRADLYRDVGGFHPHALAEDVDLVRRLGDAGARIAWDEHNAVVTSDRRRPRARGGFGDFLSTLDRLETRGPVRADVQELR
- a CDS encoding phosphoketolase family protein encodes the protein MTHSPDDPSTDELELLHRYWMAANYLTVAQIYLRDNVLLRRPLVAPDIKPRLLGHWGTSPGLSLVYTHLNRLIRRTGADVVFVAGPGHGGPAVVANTYLEGTYSELYPDVTPDEAGLRRLARQFSTPGGIPSHSGVETPGSINEGGELGYSLAHAAGAAMDNPDLIVACVVGDGEAETGPLSGSWKIPFFLDPAHDGAVLPILHLNGYKISGPTVLGRRTDEEVSELLHAFGWEPVVVSGDEPMQVHRDLAETLDRAHAAITRIRSDARDSGIADRPRWPAIVLRTPKGWTGPDIVDGLEIEGTFRAHQVPIADVRDDESHLERLEQWMRSYRPEQQFDPQGRLVPELAALAPRGNERMGANPHANGGRLLRPLDVPPIEKYALDVPAPGAVHHETTRPLGELLRDIYTANPDDFRLFCPDETNSNRLGAVFEVTDRCFVGTVVPDDDHVSRHGRVMEVLSEHLCQGWLEGYLLTGRHGLFATYEAFAMVSASMTIQHTKWLERARGLDWRAPIASLNILLTSTCWRNDHNGFSHQGPGLIDTVLSLSGGVTRVYLPPDANTMLAVAEGLFDSRDCVNLLVVDKQSHPQYLPMAQAREHVEAGASVWEWAGTEDGDGTPPDIVLACVGDVPTEEILAAAALLRGHVPDLRVRVVNVVDLMSMAPPDVHPRGRSHDDFARLFTEYVDVVVAWHGYARAFHQLLHGRMNPGRFHVRGYTEQGSTTTPFDMVVLNHMSRYHLAIEALRRSRRIPDGANALVGYCERMLERHHDYVREHLEDMPEVRNWVWPEPV
- a CDS encoding acyl-CoA dehydrogenase family protein, whose protein sequence is MSQTAIHPTVTPTEAGAWPLPGGGRTGERWRALTDAARTDLVGARLLEAHADATAILHELGGPQVEAGQLWGVWAAEPPEPAVTARQTDAGIVLDGRKLWCSGAHSCTHALVTARRDGERALFAVELSAPGVTPVPDSWHAVGMAASDSGAVDFAAVPAVPVGAPGEYLTRPGFWHGAIGVAACWYGGALAVAQPLRRRAGDDPHRLAHLGAVDAALYAAQSVLDCAAVDLDARPRDRRAAELRARRVRAVVEDTATTVLDRVGRALGAAPLCDDPVHARLVADLTVYLRQSHAERDLAELGSALRAEEADR
- a CDS encoding PIG-L deacetylase family protein is translated as MSSVERFAQVPTVEVGTPEDHWSGHTRFRHLDVHECPALVVVAPHPDDEVLGVGALASELADRAVPVTVVSVTDGEASHPGSPTLSPADLAVRRRAESDRAASRLGLAPPVRCGLPDGAVAAHEDELAERIRAHLAPGTWCAAPLRTDGHPDHEAAGRAAARAAHEAGAVLLEYPIWLWHWAVPGDPAVPWDRARTFPLTRHRLQAKQSAVAEFATQITDLSDDPADRAILPPHVLARLLRDHETVIVP
- a CDS encoding RsmB/NOP family class I SAM-dependent RNA methyltransferase, whose product is MTEEKRPRRSGAPGQGGRSGGAQGGRSGGGQGGRGRRNDRSTRPRQAHRPDPAQAALDQPRRAARDVLRAVRERDAYANLVLPGLLRERRLDGRDAALATELAYGAARARGLLDAIIARCAGRPIEEIDGPLLDVLELGAYQLLRTRVAPHAAVATSVDLVRAEAGSGKAGFVNAVLRRVSEKTEDEWVAELAPDAKTDPVGRLAFRYAHPTWIAQAFADALGADAGDLEDVLRADDARPAVHLVARPGEISAEELALVTGGEVGPYSPYAVHLDGGDPGLLDAVREGLAGVQDEGSQLVARALTLAPLEGPDGGRWLDLCAGPGGKAALLGALADIEGGRLDAVEPAEHRADLVRKTTRDLPVDVHVADGRDPGLEPGFDRILVDAPCTGLGALRRRPEARWRRQPSDVAGLAKLQRELLESALKLVRPGGVVLYSTCSPHLSETVAVVADAVRRHGAIPLDTRELVPGVPGLGDGPGVQLWPHRHGTDAMFMAALRRPLEA
- a CDS encoding SAM-dependent methyltransferase; this translates as MNRLPDDYFTDMYAQDPDPWRFDERWYEHRKRALTVAMLPRRRFRNAFEPGCSTGALTEMLALRCDELLATDVVDDVLDTARARLDGVPGVTFLNWALGDPWPADMFDLIVLSEVGYYVKPEAFDDVVEDVAHHLGPDAVVLAAHWRHPVSDYPTTGDEVHDALARNPGLIRTARYEDADVLIETFASAAVPPDSVARREGLVD